The following is a genomic window from Cotesia glomerata isolate CgM1 unplaced genomic scaffold, MPM_Cglom_v2.3 scaffold_18, whole genome shotgun sequence.
accaagacatttaaaacagcgtgttacttttgcaactgggcgtatacgacagttcacccaaccgatcattatacgggccttgtcaagggccttaatcgcactggTCTCGTCTACTTCGCAGAAAACTGCCCGATTgcctcgtggtgtgggttttgtcaaatttacccgtttgacctccaggctgtcagtgaattcacgtttaagtgcttcacggacttcgctcgcggtagagatttcatccaagtcgaggatctcgatcgttgttgttggtgttagcgtcttgactgtgccgatgtttgcagtggctgcctttactgcatcggtgaaagCCTTGGTATCTTcggtctttcgagccatttcaaggagaatGCCTCCGTGTgtcgtctttttaatagactttatgtctacgcccgtctcgacagggcttaccttggccttgatttccttgaggagatcggcgtatgttcgcccttcagctggttggacaagcacagctttagttcttgtcttcttcctcctcagtttcttggagccaccgTTGTTTGGCTGGTTTTGGGCTGTAGCAGATTGAGCCGctggctcctgttctttctttttcttgttttgccgagtcactttggtccaggtatcatcccgggctgtctttttctgtgctggcttgtcaATTTCTGCGGAAGGActgggcgtggacagcggcctcttcttgttgttGCCCTCTCCCTGCTGTGATAATTTCTTAGGAGTGACCAGAGGTGGCTGTGATTTTTTGCTCAGACTCGGAGATGTTTGAGTCGTTGACGCCGACGTCGTTGGTGATTTTTTGGCCAGCCTGTTCTCAAAATAActataaagatataaatatatacatatatatacatatatatatatatatatatatatatatatatatatatatatatatatatatatatatatatatatatattagggtgattttttttttaactttatttttttttttcggtcccatcgtgaattcttgttggaaatacccaaaaaaaaattccctgaaagttggagctcttaatattaattaacgtcctcgaccaaggcatgtgaatatttcccattgaaaatacacaaaaactttgatttttaatttttgaatttctaaagctcagcggcatttcatgggatcactttgatcgaagatggttttttcttaaaattgaacgctctacaaaagtgcCCATTGCCGCAAAGTCGTAACTCACACTGGCGAGGCAGTACGGGCCACTGAacctgattttttcataaaattggcgttttttcgcatttatctCGTAAAAATCAAGAGCTacgaaaaaaatgtaaataacaaacttgtagagaattcaatttccaacaaaaaaagttttatggaccaaatcgctaagatcaatattaagcgagatattaagccttgaatatattttttcgtgaaattttggccgatcattgatttaaacttattaatatcttgtttactttctctgttttttatattttttcttcaatatatttttttaaggctagAAAAACAGGATATGATAAGTATCTTACATTAtaaaagcttatatcttaagaatctttaataaataatggatttaCGAGTTTCTGCATAAAACTTATGAATTCAATtacacttaaataatttatatattactagacgacccggtgaacttcgtatcacctacatatatttgtgaaaagtatagtcaaaatttaatacaaaattcttatttacattcaattttttatctttttttgcggtgcgtaaatatataaagatcaTGGTTTTCTGATTCACGAACACAGGACGTATAATTTCCCATGCACGAAACAGGTAAACTCCGATTTGATTCCGCAAATTTTCAACGACTGGCCTGGCGATTTATTTATGATCGTCAGTGCGGTTTGATCGTGAGATAGCTCGTCCCACATCTCATTAACTGGCATGACCTTAGTCAGGTCGTCTTCTCCTTGGTATTTTgaaacaacaataaaaaagttcttaCGCGCTGACAAACTGataatagattttattaatcggcttgaaattaataatcaagtgtttgaaaaatgcattcattttcaaCCGTTACATTTCCGTAatcataaaatcaattaattagttatgtgattagcaaaaataacatgtataAAGTTCTTACAAGGAAACTCTCTCCGGTGTCCCcctccgattttgatgaaactgagatatgttattctccgtcgaaatctaagagacacgtatttttttttatctgcggaaaaacatttctagggGGTGAAACTACCCCTCAAAGTTTAGTCTCCAAAGGggtgtttttcaagtttcgcatacttgcagtttaaataatcgaatgggaccaattgcataattttcagggtggaaaatcatgaaaaatgcttttggttttataataaaacaatggatagaacaaaagttatgaaggttgaaaatcacaaaacttttataaaaaaaaaactattcgatggatttcaatgaaaccaacggcaatcggaagaggaaaaaaaagtagagaaaacgtctttcggggtttttccgaaaaattaagtttagggGGTGAACATCCCTTAAGCATATCTACATTGACCaccaagaaaatatcgttttttatattaattttgatatgaattcatcaataataattttttcgtacatttctagcatttagaaaataataataatattatatcttaatattttacttacttgtttacttctcatcccaaactttattttgtgtatcgggacatcaaatattataaatgtcatGTAATGTGAATctgttttggaaaaaaaagaaaaaagaaaaaatgcttaCAATATATGCTTTactataatcaaattaaatttaaaaataatttacaaatgaatttttacaaaaatatttaatatttctgatgtttatgaaatttaatacttaaattcATCATTTTGTCATATGCAGATCTATTCAATATATGTTTTGCAATCGTGatgttcatgaaaaaaatgttgaaaacacAACGACTTTTTGCACCATGAACAGCGGATAATTGCTATATTTTGACAACCAGGAACCTCACAATGAGAATTGCATGATCCGTGAAATGCAAAATCCACAGGATTTTCGAACTCATCTGGTTTTACTTCTGTGTAGCCACTTTTGTACCACGagtacttgaataaatttatgtaccgAGGAGATGACAATTGGATATGTGTaagtgattgtaattttataatgttatttcGTAAATGCAAGTTTATGTCCAAATTCATCAAAACTGTACGATCCGAAAAAtatcgaacaaaatttttccatactcGGAATCCAAAAACATCAAGCGGTTGAATTTTCCCAGTTGTACCTTTTGGTAAGATCATTACTTCAGTATCTTTATTTGTTGGTTTAACGCTTTGTACAACTTGAGGACAATGCCCAGTCCATGAGTCAATTAGTAATAAAGATTTTGGGCCCACATTTGGAAAAAACACCCTCTCCaaccaaattttgaaatgatctgaaaattaaaaaatatgaactaTTTGTATCAACAATAACTTATGCGcaaaccagaaaaaaaaattaggaaaacggttgaccctaaaggccatccctgcaacttcccgctaattccgttaatacctggccgcttttttgagctcttcgagctcaaaagtacaatctgtgtgttgttttaagctctccgagctcaaaaagataccttttctatgcttttgagctctttgagctcaaaagtctgatagaagtttcatggaacactattttttgaatgttcataccgcaataacttttgaatgaatgaaccgatttttacgcggttggcggcattctacgtagttttttaagccttataaataatttctaagtttcaattggtcaaactagaaatttcggagtaactctgaaaaacacttttttcggttttctttcgttcacgctatctctcgaacgaatcaaccgattttgaccggcttggtggCCATCGACGcgtttttttgatgttaagagctgattagtttttggaatcgatcggtagagctgtttgaaagttattccaaaaaatgtcgaagttatgttgaaaaaatccttatttccaaatatttcgtcgaggatatctctcgaactaataaaccgatttccacgttttcggcggcaatcgacgcggtttttcaacttctgaaattattctatatcatcaaaaacgatccgagaagaaatgacgaagttatgtgaaaaaaacacttttttcggtttttttcggttttctttcgttcacgctatctctcgaacgaatcaaccgattttgatcgggttgacgccgatcggcgtggtttttcaagcttaagggcggattagtttttgaagttgatcgatagagccgtttaaaagatattccaaaaaaactactttcaaaaatgatttttttcttattttttttaagatttttcaagatttcttaaaatctatcggtccgaatcggttcaaattctcaggaaatctaagttcagcgtagccctttcgaatggcaccaaccgcgatgaaatcggttcaaccgttcaaaagttataagcgagtcacatagtcacacacacacacacacacacacacacacacacacatacatacatacagacatagtgacaacatcgcgggggtagtcagggaagcttcctgtgaccttcaaacgtcgagatctgatgaaaactcgatttttgccaaacggggtaaaaacaataacttcccgatttttgaaaatctgagatttttagcgggaaattaaaaataaagaataattcgTACCTGATGTAAGTTTTCCTGATTTTGATGCTTCTATGTATACATTATGAGGTCTAAAAAGTGTTGTTTCAACTATTGGTCCAAATTTACCACTTGGTTCTTttagaaccaaaaaaagtgggGATAAAAGCTTTCCATCAGCGGATACAGTTGGTTGAACTGTGTAACTATGAGTAGTAGAAGTAACAGATTGTACAAGACATTCTACTTGCTTCTCTCCTTCAACAGCTAAAGTTCGACCGGAATGCATTTCCAACTGAAAACCACTTTGATCTGAATTATATACGTTtgctaattcataaattttaattttttgttttacattaTTGACGAATTCCTCAGCTTGCTGTTTTAATGATTTACTATCTTCAATGGTTTTGGACGtgataaacttatttatttttcttgatacgATGCGATGTGCTCTTTTGAATGACGCCATCCACTTTGTTGATGCATTAA
Proteins encoded in this region:
- the LOC123273971 gene encoding uncharacterized protein LOC123273971, with amino-acid sequence MNIPESPVNDEEIQIKESFENILLNAMNEYSGVEMVEESSLHFQEPYKDWTMEVVEDKEWANALVDQETPIDECTKDVEDLSYEYKLKAIEYWRSGKKRNLSLDSVRQKFRKVQSVRQLRRWAHTLNQGGTYKEKLARICEYTLQNFKAAIDAGLIVHNCDMKRWALQAQKEIGAEDFRFNASTKWMASFKRAHRIVSRKINKFITSKTIEDSKSLKQQAEEFVNNVKQKIKIYELANVYNSDQSGFQLEMHSGRTLAVEGEKQVECLVQSVTSTTHSYTVQPTVSADGKLLSPLFLVLKEPSGKFGPIVETTLFRPHNVYIEASKSGKLTSDHFKIWLERVFFPNVGPKSLLLIDSWTGHCPQVVQSVKPTNKDTEVMILPKGTTGKIQPLDVFGFRVWKNFVRYFSDRTVLMNLDINLHLRNNIIKLQSLTHIQLSSPRYINLFKYSWYKSGYTEVKPDEFENPVDFAFHGSCNSHCEVPGCQNIAIIRCSWCKKSLCFQHFFHEHHDCKTYIE